CTGTAATGTCTAACATATCCAGGTTTTCAGATTCTGAACAACACAATCATTGGGTGAGAATTTTACAACACAATTTTGATCAACTAGCTGACCTAGTTGTAACACCCTAGAATTTTTTTGAACTAAGACTCGAACCATTCGTTGTAATGAGTGAGATTTTtgcaagaaatttaaaattttcttgagtGTTAGATGTAGCACCTTAAGTTCCAAGAGAAACCAAAGAAAAAAGCATTCAAGCcaacttcaaacgatcataactcctatcacaggatgagttaggtgtgctaCAAGATACCTTAGGAAAGATCTTTGAATTATCCATTCAGCACCGTCAAATTTGCTATGTTCTgagttcggatgagtgagatgtgaccttttgaagttagattgtccagttaaggaaagttgaaaatagtgaggggtattatggtcttttccttacctaatcagatttaattcatttttaataatattttaggggTTGAATCCTATTAGGTTCAGATTTATAATCCTAAAATAcgcctagggttttagttgagagttcaagaagagaaaataagagaaaagaggagaggatTAAGCGTTCGTCACGATTCTTGCATCTTGATGTGAATTTTCGCCATGGAtttaatccctaagaggtatgtaagctttcaTAGTATTGAATTAGTTCACCCCCATGCTAATCATCTTATTTTCAGCGAAATTTcattcttgaagttgaaagattaTAATTCTGTatgagttcttgataggtgttcatgtaggtttatttttttgttattgataAATGATGAAGCAAAACTTAAAAGGGCTGGACAGAACTATTAAATTAAggaaatattttcaaatgtcaatattttaacattaaataGGATTCATTgtcaacactttcaatatttagttaaaatgtcaaaatttaatattatgtatcttattaagtttttttttttttttaatttaacgaATACAATTGTTAAATAACATAATGGGAGAAATTTAGGGgcgataatttttttaaaaaggaacaattgctcaaaaatttcatcagttacaaaaattcaaaactaaatacaaactaaaaaaaaacacatataacTCATCCCACTTGTTCATCAAATTTATAGTAtcgatttttgaattttcattgaTAACTCAATTTCTATTGAAATGAATTTGATTAAATCACTTTTTTTAATATCCAATCACGACTTCAATGAATCAAATTTTTGAGCCAAAATCGActttcttgaagaaaaaaaaaaagagaatcgGAAATAAGGTTGCAAAGAAAGAGAGAATCGAGAAGAATGTTGCAAAAAttgtattcatattaatttttgtttgtcaattgtttttcttttactcaacatttatattttttattaagaacattatatttttttttagtttgtagtCATTCCAGTAGGTATGCCAAATTGATTTGTGTTTCTTAAACATAGATGTATCTTATCTCTTTCACaatcaatttgtatttttttagattattgTATCATTCCTGTTAAGACtgtattattttcattatgtatgTTATTCTTTATTCAGAATCTTGTATCTTTCTTTAATCGTATTCATATGCAATGATTAGATTATATTGTGATACAATgagtaatatttttgtaatacgaataaaagaaaaatatatttgagtaaCGAACAGGCTGTAGGCAGAGGAGGCCCCTTTCCCAATCAAAGTCTTtccccttttttatttttttcttcacgtCCAAGATTACGTCCGGGATCATTAGATAGGAATCCAAAGATGAAGAGAGAACCAAAAAATATCACTACTGTGTAAACGAAGAGTATGAGAGTAAGCATTACACAATCTCCAAGATCATTTTATAAGAAATTTCTATATGATTTATAATCGGGAAAGATTAAACCCAAGCAAAATCCGCAGTAACATCTCAAGAGAATGTTACTAATGGAACATGTAGGAATAATAGGtcctattctttttttttgaccCTCATTTAAATGACAGTTCTGCAATACAATTTTTTAGTTTTCACTATGAaagtaaaataacaattttaatttgaatgattAAGTGAGCAAATAAAATACAAACGTTGTTGATAGACAATTATGAtgaaaacacaataaaaaaaaagtacaaaattgTTGTCATTGAAATTGAAACTGAAATTCGAAATGAGCATAATAAATACTCACAtcaattaaaatacaaaattgattttgttgGTATGTCATTATGATgaacacaagaaaaaaatataaatttttctgAATACAATGTGAGAGTTAAATTCAAAATGGTCACCATATAATACGCAACACAATATGATATTCGACTTTAGTTTGAATGGTAAAGTAagcacataaaatataaaagttgttGGTATACAATTATAatgaaaacataattaaaaaaatacgaACTTGTGTCTTTGAAAATTGAGATCGAAATACAAAATGAGCACAATAAAAACTCATTTCAATTGAAATACAAATGTGACTTTGTTGGTATATCATTGtaacaaatacaaaattaaatgtaGAACTTGTTTGTATATAAAGtaatattgaaatacaaaacaagcaaattaaaatacaaaattgttGGTTAAGTTTGATAACCATAGTGATTCTCTTAGATTCTGCCATTGGAGAGTGAGTATATCAAATCCTAACTGTGATTTCAACTACAAACAacaatttaaatgatttaaataaaaataaaatcataaaataaatcttaaaaaacGAATAAAGATGCATACCTTAATAAAAGGGATTGtgtgaatatttttattaaatatatttttcaattctggaaaaacaaaaaagaaagaagagagacgGATTTTGTAATGGAGAAAAGTTGAAAGATGAaaatatgttgaaaaaaaaaatgatgaaaatatgagagagagagaaaatatttccTTTGTTTTAAACATATGATATATGATTAATTGGAAAATGTGTAATTAAGGtgaaataaaataggaaataaattaGGATATAAAATActttctaaaataataacattttgacatttttaccaatatttataaagtattgaggtttttattaattaagttaaattttttgactaatttgctaatttttccttaaattaattaactccCACTTCAAGTATTAATCATGGAagcaacataaaaaattataactaagATATGACTTTAATAATTTGGGGAATTATATATATGTCTTGTATCAAATTGAAGTGTAACATGTCAATTTTCGACTTCCTTCACTTTCTGGATGAGATCAGCAGCATCTTGAACAGTAGCAATATTTTGAGCTCCCTCTTCTCCAATTGACACTCCAAATTTCTCTTCTAATGCTATCAGTATTTCCACctattgaatttcaaaataagacattaaaagaaagtattttaataaaatcatttaaacGTATACACAAATTATAACCTGTTGTAACACGTAACATATCcatataagtaaaaatatttatagtaatattataCTCGTAGAACATACAGTGTCAAGGGAATCAGCACCCAAATCAGCAAATTTAGTCTGAGGTGTCACTGTACTTTCATCAATCGATAGCTGTTTGGCAATTGTGCTTTGCACAATTTCCAATGTTTCTGGCTGAGCCTACacaaaacaattattttaaaaaatattttgagaaatttgttAAGTAGAAAATCAGTTAAATTCAGATGTCTTACAATTGAGCATGAGATTTGATTCTTGTAGCCATGAGACAATTTTGGTGTTTTTGTTTCTGGTCTTGAAATTTGAATGCTTGGTATAAGTCTAAGCCCATCTATCTTTAAATTAAACTGTGacgtaaaaaaaaagaaataataaaagaagtgaaaattTTTACAATAAATTATGTACCTCGTGTTCTTTATTTGAATAAACTTGTtacatttctatattttaatacattttgaaATTTCAGTAGTTATAGATATGAAATTatcttataattaaaataataagattcgaagagagaaagaaaatacattacattttttatttgccTAATGTGGCATTGGGAATTAGTAGAAGTGCAAATAAGTGTTGTTGAAGGAGCTGGGGATGTTGAAATAAAGGAAGCCATGTGAAAGATATATGGTGTTAATTAAATGAAAGATAAATTGCATAATTATTTATAGTGCAAATGAATGGCGATTATCAACTAAAACTTTGGAGTTTTGTCCAAATAAAGTAACGGTCCATCCTATGCTTCTTGTTTTAGAGTGCTTGTAATCTccaaaatctgattttttaacttttgtGCTTGTAATCTTCAATATTACAAACTTCTTATCCGTCAAatgctttaatttatttatttttagttttccaATCTTATGTCATTCATTTTTGTCGATGCAAATCATAGATGACTTAGTGGCATACAAGACGATGCCCTTTCACTTTGAGTTTCTTTCTTCGTTCAAATATAATAATACGCTTTAACGATGTTACCTACCAAATAAAAAGTCTACTAGGTGATTGAAATCGCTCAGGTCAGTGAGGAGTGAGGACTTATACACTCATCTACCGGCTCTTATCTATTAAATAATTTCTTCTATATatccacttaattaattaatttaaattttgaaaggCAGCTCTGTTGCTTCTTGAGTTTCAATTGGTATGCTAGGAGTTGGAGTCGTATGGTAAGTCCTAAGTTCTTCCTTTCAATCCAAGTCAAGGTAATAATTTCTATTAGAAGGGTAACATAATGTGTATAAGTGATATTCGAGCTTCATTCCTCGTGTATCATTCTACATAATAATGATATAGTTTTTATACATAGATAtgtttctctatatatatatacactagtgaatattattatatataataataataaggaaaaataacttaaaaacacaactataatttttatattctctaattttcccttctttttttaaatattacataattcccttttttttattttagtgcaAGTTTgtagatacattacattttctctcctataatacacaattacccattttaatgtctattttttctccattaaaacactcaacctcttaaatcagtttttgaattttgaattttatccatttaaacactcaaccttttaaatcagttttttgattttgaattattaatttaattaattttaaataaaagacccaattttgaaatttttttgaatttcaaaattcaaaaaatttgaaatttaaaaaagtaaaaatttaaggaatcagGACAACTTCTCTTAACTTCTCCCGTtttgttcttactccatcaagtttcagttcttttttttcataatcatcttccttcttcttaacccggcatattttattcttttcttctttttattcttatccatcatcgtctttttcttcttaatctgTAATCGTCTTAACCCAATCCATCATCACTTcgtcttttcttctcttttttgttcttgttaattgttctattacatcatagtaatggatccgttaattaatagaaggatatatgatttcgacgatgaaaattggaaagaaaattggaaaaagtctttgcatgatcctatgaatcttcagaaggattcaaacaaaaactctggcgaaacatcaaaatcaaaggttgtcaaaatacaacaaaaaaaagaaaaaagaagcagcaaacattgttgttaggcctacattgtctcgggttagtattttggtacttaaaactgttgtttaaattagtaaaaattttaaggaatcaagtgtgcttgctgatacatttgaataagtgtgtatagtgttttagatggtgaattgatacatgaatttgttgtgtatcataatattttatatgtatcatgaagttttgaaaattattataatgtatcattcaataaATTTAGTAAATGCGTCATCAACTGTGCTTGATGTTACATATAGATTCAGCGTGTACAGTGTTTAGTCAATGcactgatacatgtagtagatatgtatcacatgttttgcatgtagtatgaatttatgaaaactgatatcatgtatcagtcatgtattagttgtttagttgatgtactgatacatgttttgaaaatagttataatgtatcattcactaagttTAATAAATGCGTCATCAGTTgtacttgatgatacatatagaatcagtgtgtatattGTTTAGTCGATGTTtctgatacatgtattagatatgtatcacatgttataatgttttatttaattcactGATACATGTTGTAGacatgtatcacatgtttttcatgtaGTATAAATTTCTGAAAACTGAAACCATGTATCAGTAAGTTGttagttgttttatttagtatttatatttcaatatcgTTATAATTTGctgttttattttcaaattgcagCCACTGAagtacaagattaaaaagataCCAACACATCCCATAAGGTTTGCTGTCAATTTTAACAACAATTTTCTAAAGGACTTTGAAAAATACATAGGGGAGAATGTTATCCAAATGTTTAAGGATACAATTTTTGGACCCTTTTTAGACAATTCTAAATGTAATTTTCAGGGCCAAATAACT
This window of the Solanum pennellii chromosome 2, SPENNV200 genome carries:
- the LOC107009927 gene encoding uncharacterized protein LOC107009927 — its product is MASFISTSPAPSTTLICTSTNSQCHIRQIKNAQPETLEIVQSTIAKQLSIDESTVTPQTKFADLGADSLDTVEILIALEEKFGVSIGEEGAQNIATVQDAADLIQKVKEVEN